The following coding sequences are from one Prosthecobacter vanneervenii window:
- a CDS encoding DUF4194 domain-containing protein: protein MSTSTSDPLWPRFFWSDVPDADRAALREVLAELLGRGVLLGDEGSGRELYLLARDHYRTHIEDYLSPLALELIVDEDHSLLQARPRTESCLLLGRFDKDETLVLLALWRLYDDEISTGSQEAVIVTVDQLWAALKVYFDKVATPEKSQIESCLVRLRRHRLVRTLKPEGMTQAGEMQIEILPSLARVIPFDDIAAWQARAETFQPPKDGATTVAEEVPAA from the coding sequence ATGTCCACATCCACCTCAGATCCTCTCTGGCCACGCTTCTTCTGGAGCGATGTGCCAGATGCTGACCGCGCCGCGTTGCGCGAGGTGCTGGCGGAGCTGCTGGGGCGTGGCGTGTTGCTGGGAGACGAGGGCAGCGGTCGCGAGCTGTACCTCCTTGCCCGCGACCATTACCGCACGCACATCGAGGATTACCTCTCCCCTCTGGCGCTGGAACTGATTGTCGATGAAGACCATTCGCTGCTGCAGGCCAGACCTCGCACCGAATCCTGCCTGCTGCTGGGCCGTTTCGACAAGGACGAGACACTGGTGCTTCTCGCGCTCTGGCGCTTGTACGATGACGAAATCAGCACCGGAAGCCAGGAGGCCGTCATTGTGACGGTGGATCAGCTCTGGGCCGCGCTGAAGGTGTATTTCGACAAGGTCGCCACCCCGGAAAAATCCCAGATCGAGTCCTGCCTCGTGCGTCTGCGCAGGCACCGCCTCGTGCGCACGCTCAAACCCGAAGGCATGACGCAAGCCGGGGAGATGCAGATCGAGATCCTGCCCAGCCTCGCGCGGGTGATTCCTTTTGACGACATCGCCGCATGGCAGGCCCGCGCCGAAACATTTCAGCCGCCAAAAGATGGCGCCACCACTGTTGCTGAGGAGGTGCCCGCTGCATGA
- a CDS encoding Wadjet anti-phage system protein JetA family protein produces MIAESLSTRLSRSVSADFFRPLARPSAPVYVDCADRLIEEAGEAGRLSQRETNEIIREVIARHPLSLLAEDEGAAMRDARQRASQFFNRLIAAGWLEDQTLGLHERWAVITPGLRPLLRMLRDLAEDRVAELKTFADTLRGLCQTLEERGVLDPTLQQPDQLRSTITDLSQRLQRAIEQLHAVEKIVTSFEQRQRQTATAADTLSLLYEEFGQGQHMVCYDALRRGGLLMRIEKARSTIAERHDDPLMRERLAEGLREHYGYESSESYDLALSLLTRLDRDLGGLKRRAEAIDLRMAAFNRLSQQRYRYQTELRGRRPEIIKAYCDAINSAQAGGRFSELGGQPADFTPRCIETRFFFGTESLYKPRRTKAPVDLTFGQSSTSKQSADDVLAAWKERQRLALTPQRAARLVAKLLPTKKSSTSTEEIHLETTDDLLDLLAVVAYEHAPALAGKRVRWSVDGLRRRNGLEPHILEHDTHAGHRVERFAITREG; encoded by the coding sequence ATGATTGCCGAATCTCTCAGCACCCGACTCAGCCGCAGCGTCTCGGCGGATTTTTTCCGCCCCCTCGCCCGCCCCTCTGCGCCGGTTTACGTGGACTGCGCCGATCGACTGATCGAGGAAGCAGGTGAGGCGGGCAGGCTCTCCCAGCGCGAAACCAACGAAATCATCCGCGAAGTCATCGCCCGCCACCCTCTCTCCCTCCTGGCTGAGGATGAGGGCGCTGCAATGCGCGACGCCCGCCAGCGCGCCAGCCAGTTTTTCAATCGCCTCATTGCCGCCGGTTGGCTGGAGGATCAGACCCTGGGCCTGCACGAGCGCTGGGCTGTCATCACCCCCGGCCTGCGCCCTCTGCTGCGCATGCTGCGTGATCTCGCTGAAGACCGCGTGGCGGAGCTGAAGACCTTTGCCGATACCCTGCGCGGCCTGTGCCAGACGCTGGAGGAGCGTGGCGTGCTCGATCCCACTCTGCAGCAGCCAGACCAGCTCCGCTCCACCATCACCGATCTCTCCCAGCGTCTACAGCGCGCCATCGAGCAGCTGCATGCCGTGGAAAAAATCGTCACCAGCTTTGAGCAGCGCCAAAGGCAGACGGCCACCGCCGCAGATACCCTGAGCCTGCTTTATGAGGAGTTCGGCCAGGGCCAGCACATGGTCTGCTACGATGCCCTCCGCCGCGGCGGCCTGCTCATGCGCATTGAGAAAGCCCGCAGCACCATCGCCGAGCGTCACGATGACCCGCTCATGCGCGAACGCCTCGCCGAAGGCCTGCGCGAGCACTACGGCTACGAGAGCAGCGAGTCCTACGACCTTGCCTTGTCTCTGCTGACACGGCTGGACCGCGATCTCGGTGGCCTCAAGCGCCGCGCTGAAGCCATCGATCTGCGCATGGCCGCCTTCAACCGCCTCAGCCAGCAGCGCTACCGCTACCAGACCGAGCTGCGCGGCCGCCGCCCGGAGATCATCAAGGCCTACTGCGACGCCATCAACTCCGCTCAGGCCGGGGGCCGTTTCTCAGAGCTCGGCGGCCAGCCTGCGGACTTCACCCCGCGCTGCATCGAGACACGCTTCTTCTTCGGCACCGAGTCCCTCTACAAACCACGCCGCACCAAAGCTCCCGTCGATCTCACCTTCGGCCAAAGCAGCACCTCCAAACAAAGCGCAGACGATGTCCTCGCCGCCTGGAAGGAGCGCCAGCGCCTCGCCCTCACGCCCCAGCGTGCCGCGCGCCTCGTCGCCAAGCTACTTCCCACCAAAAAGAGCAGCACCAGCACCGAAGAAATCCACCTCGAAACCACGGACGACCTTCTCGACCTCCTCGCTGTGGTGGCCTACGAGCACGCCCCCGCCCTGGCTGGCAAACGCGTCCGCTGGAGCGTGGACGGTCTCCGCCGCCGCAACGGCCTGGAGCCGCATATCTTGGAACACGACACGCATGCCGGGCACCGCGTAGAGCGGTTTGCCATCACAAGAGAAGGTTGA